Proteins from one Ahaetulla prasina isolate Xishuangbanna chromosome 2, ASM2864084v1, whole genome shotgun sequence genomic window:
- the BTBD17 gene encoding BTB/POZ domain-containing protein 17: MAKGLGTQQAAPRRWACFLAALSLLCLAVQAVQKADAIGDPTAATINHSHLLLKRLQELLLNGNTSDTTLRVHTAGSDEIKVFHTHQLLLSLQSETFETLLQNQTVLDLHEPPDNVALFEKFIRYLYCGEISIFLHEAIPLHRLASKYHVSSLQRGIAEYMRGHLASESSQGHVVGWYHYAVGIGDEALQESCLQFLAWNFSAVMSNPEWASVSLDLLLLLLERSDLVLQSELELYAGVEKWITTYQPEDPVVEKILRSLRYPMISPSHLFHLQKQSPVMVKHYSTVQDLLFQAFQFHSASPIYFAKYFDVNCSMFLPRNYLSISWGSQWVINNPARDDRSTSFQTQLGPSNHDSAKRVTWNVLFSPRWLPVSLRPVYSDSISGAIQPIRIEDGRPRLVITPATTSSDFAGVSFQKTILVGVRQQGKLFVKHTYNFHQSTDEVADFLIYADLQKRTSEYLIDNSLHLHIIVKPVYHSLIKIKK; encoded by the exons ATGGCTAAAGGACTAGGGACCCAGCAAGCTGCACCCCGGCGATGGGCCTGCTTCTTGGCTGCCCTGTCACTGCTGTGTCTGGCTGTCCAAGCAG TCCAGAAGGCAGATGCCATCGGGGATCCCACAGCAGCTACCATCAATCATTCACACTTACTGCTGAAGCGGCTTCAAGAGCTTCTGCTCAACGGGAACACCAGCGATACCACCCTGAGGGTCCACACGGCTGGCTCTGATGAAATTAAAGTCTTTCACACCCATCAGCTGTTGCTCAGCTTACAAAGCGAGACCTTTGAGACTCTGTTGCAGAACCAGACGGTGCTTGACTTACACGAGCCACCTGACAATGTGGCCCTTTTTGAAAAGTTCATCAG GTATCTGTATTGTGGTGAGATCTCCATATTCCTCCATGAAGCCATCCCACTTCATCGTCTAGCCAGTAAATACCACGTGTCCAGTTTGCAGCGAGGGATCGCTGAGTATATGAGGGGCCACTTGGCTAGTGAATCAAGCCAAGGCCATGTGGTGGGATGGTACCATTACGCAGTGGGGATTGGTGATGAAGCTCTGCAGGAGAGCTGCCTTCAGTTTCTGGCCTGGAACTTCTCTGCTGTCATGAGTAATCCTGAATGGGCCTCTGTAAGCCTAGATTTGCTGCTACTATTGCTGGAAAGGTCTGACCTAGTCCTCCAGAGTGAATTGGAGTTGTACGCAGGTGTAGAGAAGTGGATTACCACATACCAGCCTGAGGACCCTGTAGTGGAGAAGATCCTGAGATCCCTGCGTTATCCTATGATCTCCCCTAGCCATCTTTTCCACCTGCAGAAACAGTCCCCTGTGATGGTGAAACACTACAGCACTGTGCAAGATCTGCTCTTCCAAGCTTTCCAGTTCCATTCAGCTTCCCCAATCTATTTTGCCAAGTACTTTGATGTCAACTGCAGTATGTTCCTGCCCCGTAACTACCTCTCCATCTCTTGGGGGTCCCAGTGGGTCATTAATAACCCTGCTCGAGATGACCGTAGCACCAGTTTCCAGACCCAGCTGGGCCCTAGCAACCATGATTCTGCCAAGAGAGTGACATGGAACGTCCTGTTCTCTCCTCGCTGGCTCCCGGTGAGCCTGCGTCCTGTCTATTCTGACTCGATCTCTGGGGCCATCCAACCTATCAGAATCGAGGATGGACGTCCCCGCCTGGTTATCACTCCAGCCACAACCAGCTCAGATTTTGCAGGTGTCAGTTTCCAGAAGACCATTCTGGTGGGCGTCAGGCAGCAGGGCAAACTCTTTGTCAAACACACCTATAACTTCCACCAGAGCACAGATGAAGTTGCCGATTTCCTGATATATGCCGACTTGCAGAAACGTACCTCTGAATACCTGATTGACAACTCTTTGCATTTGCATATCATTGTAAAGCCTGTCTACCACTCACTCATCAAGATCAAAAAGTAG